A window of Pedosphaera parvula Ellin514 genomic DNA:
AAAAGAGCCATGATCTCTCTCGCATCCTTCTCGGTAAGAATTTTCAGCTTCAAGTGCTTCAGCACCTCGTCCTCGGCAGCGCCTGATCGAAGCAGCACCACTTGAAACACCTCCTGCTTCCCTGCCAAAGCCAGATTCCTGGAAGTGGTGAATGTCTCGTACGCTCTGGCCATACCCTCCCAGATACTCAGTTCCCTCTCAGGATTCTGGTCTCTCTTGAAATCATCCACCCACTGCTCGATGGGGCTGGGCTCAACTTCGCTGAACACCTTCTGAACTCGCTTGACTCGTTCCATTTGCGCCTCGGTAAGACTGGCATGACGAACCGGTCCTGCCTCCAACTTGTTCGGATCAATCCACTGGGTCTTCGAGTCAGTCGATGAGCTGGCGTGATCACAGCCGCCAACAAGGAAAGTGACAGAAATAAGCCCGACAGCGAGGTAGATTTCAAACTTGCTCTTCATCATGCGCAGGAGGTCTAACCTCCAATATAGCTATCCGAAACTATTTATCGGCCACAAGCGAAACTTGTAGAACACGAACCGGACCGCAAGACGCGTGTGGGCCAACTGGTGAGTGTGCACAAGCCCCACGATATCCGCGTTCGTCGCAACGCATAGTTTATTTAACCTCCTACCTCCAACCTCTCCACAAACTCAACCGCTTCACTCAGAGTGGAACCATAAACCTGCCGCGTCAATTTCACCGCGCCCAGTTTGTCACCGCTCTTCGCCAGCTTGAGAATATTGGCGTCCGCTTCTTCGGGCGTCAGATTTTTCCGGTAGGTCAGATCCACCTTCGAGGACTCCGCAACGCCTGTTTTCACATACCGGCCGATATATTCAATGGCCGTGTCGAGCGAAGGATGGATCGTGTATCCGGCACTGAAACTCCACCGCACTTGGACTATCCCGCCGGGCAACACTTCAACCGGATAATCCCAAAACTTCCACCTCCCGTTTGGGGGCTCGGCCTTTTGTTCCGCCTGCAAATGCGCTTCAAGAGCGGAAGTGTCGGTATTGACCAGGTGAAAAACCAAAAAGGTCAACTCCTCTTGAGTCTGATTGCGTCGGCTACCACCCAGGCTCGGAGCGTCGCGCCGTTCCCTGCTCTTCCTGATCTCCGCGACCTCGGAATAGTCAAACCCCACCGCCTGCACATCCTCCGCTGGAAAACGCCAGTTCTCGTAGGATCGATATTTGATGATGACGCCGCTGCCATTGCAGCGCAGCAACCAGTTCGTTGGTTTCAAGCGGGCGCGCCAATTCCACCAAGCCGCCCGTCCGAGCAATCCGCAAATTGCGGCTCCCCCATAGAAAAAAAGACCTCGCGGTATCTTCAGGCCATAAATCTTCGCACCGCTGATTCCAAACCAAAGAAGCGCCATTCCAATCCCAAAATACAAGCTCACCCAGATAAAGCCGCCTCTCGACGGAACTTTGAACACCTGGTCATCGCTCCCGATCGGAATTTCACTAAGCTTGTAAAATCTCATCCGCAAAACCGACTCTACGCAACCGACCAGCCATGTCAATCTGACTGACATGGCTTTCCAAAATCAACAGCACGGCCTCTTCAGGGTGCCCGGTCACCAAAGCACATTGCAATTCATTCGCGTACGCGGCCAACGCCCCTAATCCAACCGCCAGGCTCGTTCTTTTCGGTAGGGAATTCGCTGCGCCGATTCCGTGACCTCTCTCGGGATCCAATCCAATTCGTCGTGCTGATCGCGCAGGCGAACTGCGATTCAACCAACTCGCGCCAGCGCCCAATTAACGGTGGTGTGAGACTTCGTCGAACACGAACCTCGTCGGCGGCCCACCCCAACCCATCGCCCCAACCCGCGAACGCAGCCAACAATTCCAACGCAACCCGTATAGCCTGCAAGATTCGCTGGAGCTCATATTAGTTCTCGGTCCTGGGTCCAGGATCATAACGATGACTCTCTCTCGCCAAAAAATTCCGCAATTCACGGAATTGCTCCTCGGACAAATGATACTGGAAAACGCTCGGCTCGCCAGCCAGGTCTTCGGCCCGCCACCACCGCGGCATATCCTCACGAGCAGCCGAATGAAGCGGAATATGCTCGTAGAAGCAAACCGCTACACATGTGAGCAAATCATCCTCCGCTGTCTCGCCGCGTGGCTGATCGGCACACCAGTCCGAATACTGGTAAATCCGCTTGATCAGTGACTCATCACGAGGCGTCTGCTCGTATGCCTTCTCGAAAGCCTCGCGCAATTCGAACCAAAGAAGGTATGGCGTGTCCGCCCATTCGAATTGGCAAGCCAACTCAGGGAACATTTCATCTGCTTTTTGACGCCAGGGAGGCACACGTTGTATCTGGGACTAAAATCCTGGATCATAAGCGGACGCACTCGCCGAGCGCCCGATCATCTGTTTTATTTTCCATTCACCGGCTGATTTTTCCTCTGGAACTCAAGAATCTCCGGCCCAACCACGCTGACAGTATCGACGAAAACCGGTCGCGGTGGATGTGTGCTCTCCATAAACTTCCGCAGTTGCGCAAGTTCCTCGTCGGTCGCCACAGTTCCGTTGGCTCCAAACATGCCATCGCCTCCGGTGTAAGCGAATAGCTTCACATCCTGAAGCCCCGCATGTTTTACCCGGAAAGACTCCCACTCGGGCGTAATCTTACTGATGTGCTCCTCCACCGCAATGAGATGCCTCCGCTGCGAGTTCAACATCGGCGCACCCTAATAAACGATCAGGAACAGCCATGGTGTAACCATGGCAATTATCAACAATCGCTTCGCTCGTGGTGTGAATCGGTCAGCCATGTAATGATTTTGCAACGATTAGTTACCATCTATAGGAATGAAATGCCATACCAGCGCCTCAGTCCAGCGCAAAGGCGTAAACGTCCGGTAACACACCTCGACAAACGCGTGCTGACGATCCGCAACGTCCGGCTTCTGCAAAATAACGATCGGTCCCAAGTCGCCCCCTCTGACGCCGTGGTAGTAATGCTTGCTGCCACCGCCACCCGTCTCGACGGAGACACGGTGAATGAGAATGCAGTGCGACCGAGTCCACCCGTACGTAAGACAGTAAAGAACACAGATAACACCCGCGAACATTATTCCCTTTTTTGTAAGTCCTGGAAATTTCATGGTGAGCAAAACCGCCTAACGCCCCAGCGACCCAGCCCGCGGCACGCGTGGATTGCAACTGGAGTGCAACAACCGGTTCGTATATTGGAGCACAAAAGTTCCCTCTGCCCTCTAAGCCCGCACCCACAATCACACCCCAAAAATCAGCCTTCAACCGGCCAAAGCCAAAAAAGCCCCGGCACAATTTGCACCGGGGCTCAAACAACATGCCAAAAGGCATTGAACTTTGTTACTTAAGGCCGCTTTGCAATCTGCATGCCATTGATCATGGCAATGGGACCATAGGATGAGCTATCAGGCAGCACGTTGAGTATGACCGGCTGGCCGCTAGCCACTGGAACACCACCGAAGAGCACATACTGCTGGCCATCGATCCAGGTGGTCGTATTCCACGAAGCAGAACCCACCACTGTCGTGGCCTGCGTGCCGTAATCAATTGAGTTGCTGACCAGGTTGAAGATGGCATTCTGATCATCCGCCGCACCGTGGCCATAGACGTAAAAGTCATAGGTGCCCGCCGGCAGATTGGTGACGGTCACAGTGAGTGTGCCCCAGTTCTGGGGATAGATGTAGCCGTCATACATGCCGTCGCTCACCGGATTGCCCCACTGCCCGGGCGCGTTGTTAACCGTGACGCCAACCGTGGAACTGCTGGAGTCCGACCACTTGAGGTTGCTCACCGCCGCGGAGGCAACATTTGGAAACCGATAACCGTTCCAAAAGTCGCTCGTGGTCAGGCCCATGGCGGCAAATCCAACCTTGTCGGCGTCCGCCGCCGCAAAGTTGATGTTCATCAGGTTGGTAGTGGGCATGGTTACAGGGGGCAACAAACCGGCGGGTACAATCTGCACGCCGTTGATCATAGCAAGGGGTCCGTAGGCCGAGGCATCCGGCAGGACTTTGATCGTGACCGGCTGATTGCTTGCTACCGAAACCCCTCGCATGACCTCATACTGCAGGCCCTCCTGCCAGGCCGTGCTGTTCCAGGAAGTAGAACCCACCTTGGTGGTGGCCTTGGTGCCGTAGTCGATCGAGCCGCTCACAAGGCTGAAGATGGCGTTTTGGTCGTTCGCCGCACCGTGGCCATAAAGGTAGAAGTCATAGATGCCTGCGGGCAGGTTAGTGACAGTCACAGTGAGAGTGCCCCAGTTCTGGGGATAAATGTAGCCATCATACATGCCATCGCTCACCGGATTGCCCCACTGCCCGGGCGCGTTGTTAACCGTGACGCCAACCGTGGAACTGCTGGAGTCCGACCACTTGAGGTTGCTCACCGCTGCGGAGGCAACATTTGGAAACCGATAACCGTTCCAAAAGTCGCTCGTGGTCAGGCCCACGGCCGCAAATCCAACCTTGTCGACGTCCGCCGCCGCAAAATTGATGTTTATGATGGGCGGGTAGATCGGACTCGCCGCATTCGCATTCCGCACCGGATCTCTCTGTCCCATGGGCCATGCGGAATTTGCCAGACTGCTGGTGCCGTACAAGGCATAAAGATACCCGTCATCTGCCGTTACATACAAAGTGCCGTCGTTGCCTATCGCCAGAAACGAGTAAATACCGCCGATAGACGTGTACGACCATTTCAAACCTCCTCCACTGTTGAGAGCGCCGATTTTTCCAGTTGGCTCGGAGGCCCCGTAATAAATAGTACCATCTTGAGCAACCGCCGGTGCAGACTGGTCGAAGTAAGATCCATTGTAGTGCGACCACTTCAACGTGCCGTTTGGATTGATGGCCAACAAGTTTCCTGTTAGCTCCCCAACATAAACAGTCCCATCCACACCAATCACTGGCGAAGTCTCTATGGATGCCGCAGCTGAGTAGGACCATTTTTGAGTGCCGTCTGGATTGATAGCATACAACATATTGGCTAACGAGCCAATGTAAACCG
This region includes:
- a CDS encoding PQQ-binding-like beta-propeller repeat protein, with product MKANYLKCLCAILGMVVSASVSAQTPGTLKWKYPISGYHNAPAISPVTGTIYIGSWDNKLYALNPDGTLKWTYTTGGYIACVPSIGPDGSVYVSSADKKLYAINPDGTLKWTYLADDTTGNLAIGSDGTIYFGTITYNSYLYAVKPDGTLKWQFPIVGQAYNSPAVASDGTIYIAEVSVAGTDILLHAVTPAGTEKWNFATDTGLSSPAIASDGTVYIGSLANMLYAINPDGTQKWSYSAAASIETSPVIGVDGTVYVGELTGNLLAINPNGTLKWSHYNGSYFDQSAPAVAQDGTIYYGASEPTGKIGALNSGGGLKWSYTSIGGIYSFLAIGNDGTLYVTADDGYLYALYGTSSLANSAWPMGQRDPVRNANAASPIYPPIININFAAADVDKVGFAAVGLTTSDFWNGYRFPNVASAAVSNLKWSDSSSSTVGVTVNNAPGQWGNPVSDGMYDGYIYPQNWGTLTVTVTNLPAGIYDFYLYGHGAANDQNAIFSLVSGSIDYGTKATTKVGSTSWNSTAWQEGLQYEVMRGVSVASNQPVTIKVLPDASAYGPLAMINGVQIVPAGLLPPVTMPTTNLMNINFAAADADKVGFAAMGLTTSDFWNGYRFPNVASAAVSNLKWSDSSSSTVGVTVNNAPGQWGNPVSDGMYDGYIYPQNWGTLTVTVTNLPAGTYDFYVYGHGAADDQNAIFNLVSNSIDYGTQATTVVGSASWNTTTWIDGQQYVLFGGVPVASGQPVILNVLPDSSSYGPIAMINGMQIAKRP